A window of Odocoileus virginianus isolate 20LAN1187 ecotype Illinois chromosome 22, Ovbor_1.2, whole genome shotgun sequence contains these coding sequences:
- the HAUS1 gene encoding HAUS augmin-like complex subunit 1 isoform X2 has translation MEALEEKEAQVAAWLKKIFGDHPIPQYEVNARTTEILYHLSERNRVRDRDVYLVTEDLKQKAKEYESEAKHLQDLLMESVNFSPASLSSTGSSFIPAVNDLTSDLFHTKSKNEEIKLELAKVEKSLTATLVLEKCLREDLKKAELHLCTERARVDSRLQNMDFLKAKSEEFRSGIRTAEKQLSARGMDASLSHQSLVALSEKLEELKRQTIPLKKKLESYLDLMPNPSLAQVKIEEAKRELDTIEAELTKKVNMMEL, from the exons GTCGCTGCAtggctgaaaaaaatatttggggatCATCCCATTCCACAATATGAGGTGAATGCTCGGACAACAGAGATTTTATATCACCTTTCAGAACGCAACAGGGTCCGAGACAGGGATGTCTACCTGGTAACAGAGGACTtgaaacagaaagcaaaggaatatGAATCAGAAG CCAAGCATCTTCAAGACCTTCTCATGGAGAGTGTGAATTTTTCCCCTGCCAGTCTCTCCAGCACTGGTTCCAG ttttatcCCTGCAGTGAATGATTTGACCTCTGATCTTTTTCACACCAAAtccaaaaatgaagaaatcaagcTTGAATTGGCAAAAGTTGAGAAAAGTCTAACTGCAACTTTAGTATTAGAAAAATGTCTGCGTGA GGATCTCAAGAAGGCAGAGTTACATCTGTGTACAGAAAGGGCCAGAGTTGACAGTCGTCTTCAGAACATGGACTTCCTGAAAGCCAAGTCAGAGGAGTTCAGATCTGGAATTAGAACTGCGGAG AAGCAGCTTTCAGCCCGAGGGATGGATGCTTCTCTGTCTCATCAGTCACTGGTAGCACTTTCAGAG AAACTGGAAGAACTAAAACGACAGACTATACCTTTGAAGAAAAAATTGGAGTCCTATTTAGATTTAATGCCg aatccATCTCTTGCTCAGGTAAAAATTGAAGAAGCAAAGCGAGAATTA gaTACTATTGAAGCTGAACTTACAAAGAAAGTAAACATGATGGAACTGTGA
- the HAUS1 gene encoding HAUS augmin-like complex subunit 1 isoform X3: MEALEEKEAQVAAWLKKIFGDHPIPQYEVNARTTEILYHLSERNRVRDRDVYLVTEDLKQKAKEYESEAKHLQDLLMESVNFSPASLSSTGSRYLNALVDSAVTLETKDTSLARDLKKAELHLCTERARVDSRLQNMDFLKAKSEEFRSGIRTAEKQLSARGMDASLSHQSLVALSEKLEELKRQTIPLKKKLESYLDLMPNPSLAQVKIEEAKRELDTIEAELTKKVNMMEL; this comes from the exons GTCGCTGCAtggctgaaaaaaatatttggggatCATCCCATTCCACAATATGAGGTGAATGCTCGGACAACAGAGATTTTATATCACCTTTCAGAACGCAACAGGGTCCGAGACAGGGATGTCTACCTGGTAACAGAGGACTtgaaacagaaagcaaaggaatatGAATCAGAAG CCAAGCATCTTCAAGACCTTCTCATGGAGAGTGTGAATTTTTCCCCTGCCAGTCTCTCCAGCACTGGTTCCAGGTATCTGAATGCTTTGGTTGACAGTGCAGTGACCCTTGAAACAAAGGATACCTCTCTAGCTAG GGATCTCAAGAAGGCAGAGTTACATCTGTGTACAGAAAGGGCCAGAGTTGACAGTCGTCTTCAGAACATGGACTTCCTGAAAGCCAAGTCAGAGGAGTTCAGATCTGGAATTAGAACTGCGGAG AAGCAGCTTTCAGCCCGAGGGATGGATGCTTCTCTGTCTCATCAGTCACTGGTAGCACTTTCAGAG AAACTGGAAGAACTAAAACGACAGACTATACCTTTGAAGAAAAAATTGGAGTCCTATTTAGATTTAATGCCg aatccATCTCTTGCTCAGGTAAAAATTGAAGAAGCAAAGCGAGAATTA gaTACTATTGAAGCTGAACTTACAAAGAAAGTAAACATGATGGAACTGTGA
- the HAUS1 gene encoding HAUS augmin-like complex subunit 1 isoform X1 encodes MEALEEKEAQVAAWLKKIFGDHPIPQYEVNARTTEILYHLSERNRVRDRDVYLVTEDLKQKAKEYESEAKHLQDLLMESVNFSPASLSSTGSRYLNALVDSAVTLETKDTSLASFIPAVNDLTSDLFHTKSKNEEIKLELAKVEKSLTATLVLEKCLREDLKKAELHLCTERARVDSRLQNMDFLKAKSEEFRSGIRTAEKQLSARGMDASLSHQSLVALSEKLEELKRQTIPLKKKLESYLDLMPNPSLAQVKIEEAKRELDTIEAELTKKVNMMEL; translated from the exons GTCGCTGCAtggctgaaaaaaatatttggggatCATCCCATTCCACAATATGAGGTGAATGCTCGGACAACAGAGATTTTATATCACCTTTCAGAACGCAACAGGGTCCGAGACAGGGATGTCTACCTGGTAACAGAGGACTtgaaacagaaagcaaaggaatatGAATCAGAAG CCAAGCATCTTCAAGACCTTCTCATGGAGAGTGTGAATTTTTCCCCTGCCAGTCTCTCCAGCACTGGTTCCAGGTATCTGAATGCTTTGGTTGACAGTGCAGTGACCCTTGAAACAAAGGATACCTCTCTAGCTAG ttttatcCCTGCAGTGAATGATTTGACCTCTGATCTTTTTCACACCAAAtccaaaaatgaagaaatcaagcTTGAATTGGCAAAAGTTGAGAAAAGTCTAACTGCAACTTTAGTATTAGAAAAATGTCTGCGTGA GGATCTCAAGAAGGCAGAGTTACATCTGTGTACAGAAAGGGCCAGAGTTGACAGTCGTCTTCAGAACATGGACTTCCTGAAAGCCAAGTCAGAGGAGTTCAGATCTGGAATTAGAACTGCGGAG AAGCAGCTTTCAGCCCGAGGGATGGATGCTTCTCTGTCTCATCAGTCACTGGTAGCACTTTCAGAG AAACTGGAAGAACTAAAACGACAGACTATACCTTTGAAGAAAAAATTGGAGTCCTATTTAGATTTAATGCCg aatccATCTCTTGCTCAGGTAAAAATTGAAGAAGCAAAGCGAGAATTA gaTACTATTGAAGCTGAACTTACAAAGAAAGTAAACATGATGGAACTGTGA